In a single window of the Mesoplodon densirostris isolate mMesDen1 chromosome 16, mMesDen1 primary haplotype, whole genome shotgun sequence genome:
- the BRAT1 gene encoding BRCA1-associated ATM activator 1 isoform X3, with protein MRGPAEGRCSPQACDWPACAQKIVGHIEDSLCSTATPQVTQALSVLTTVFGHCHGLWTQGLWVRLSPLVARLLEKDPVPASHSLVDLLLSVARSAPSSDHGLWETLAQTLSRLSPTHAGPLALGILKLQDCPQALSTQAFGLLLQPLACVLEAAAQAPGPPGLLEAAAGDSMTVDTLLSSKSACVGLLSCSLAHLGLLQPLPQRPSPWPQAPLLEAVVRILRLCSGSAAPTSDVGGRLCAILVGCGRVQRAALDFLGALSQGTGPQELVTQVLSVLLEYLVSPESSSTVLKKAFQATLRWLLSSPKTPGCCDLDPHTQLFLRELLPVLQKRLCSPCWEVRDSGLEFLTQMTRHWGGRAGFRQVLLASEVPELTKQLLRDPESYVRASAVTATGQLSTWGLCASPECPGAQQKSQFAELLHVLSTDSEGFPRRAVMQVFTEWLRDDRGDVAEDVEWFVARVLRAASRDLDWEVRAQGLELALVFLGQLLGQRGSHCPYAVALPETAPPGMLAQALQLLCRVQLFEFAFRALFDCDRAVAQKSCDLLLFLRAKAAPCGSPQEAGDSPNVASVEATLQRWQAGEQGQPLGYLEPRAVVAVLRSIDLEGLRDTLAESSDHVEKSPQSLLQDVLAAVGVLGENEADCY; from the exons ATGCGAGGCCCAGCCGAGGGTCGCTGTAGTCCGCAGGCTTGTGACTGGCCAGCATGTGCCCAGAAGATTGTGGGTCACATCGAAGACTCCCTGTGCTCCACAGCCACCCCGCAGGTCACACAGGCCCTGAGTGTCCTGACCACCGTGTTTGGGCACTGCCACGGCCTTTGGACGCAAGGCCTTTGGGTGCGGCTGAGCCCCCTTGTGGCCCGCCTACTCGAGAAAGACCCTGTCCCAGCCTCACACTCGCTCGTGGATCTCCTTCTCAGCGTGGCCCG TTCTGCGCCGAGCTCTGACCATGGCCTGTGGGAGACTTTGGCCCAGACTCTGAGCCGCTTGAGCCCCACACATGCAGGGCCTCTGGCTTTGGGGATCCTGAAACTGCAGGACTG TCCGCAGGCACTGAGCACCCAGGCCTTcggcctcctcctccagcccctggcctgTGTCCTGGAAGCTGCTGCTCAAGCCCCTGGACCCCCAG GCTTGCTGGAGGCGGCCGCAGGCGACTCGATGACGGTGGACACGCTTCTCTCCTCCAAGTCGGCCTGTGTGGGTCTCCTGAGCTGCTCTCTGGCCCACCTGGGGCTGCTGCAGCCGCTG ccccagcgccCCTCGCCCTGGCCGCAGGCGCCCCTGCTTGAGGCTGTGGTGAGAATACTGCGGCTCTGCAGTGGCTCAGCGGCCCCCACCTCCGACGTGGGCGGCCGTCTCTGTGCGATCCTGGTGGGCTGTGGCCGGGTCCAGCGAGCTGCTCTGGATTTCTTGGGGGCGCTGTCTCAGGGGACCG GCCCTCAGGAGTTGGTGACGCAGGTGCTTTCCGTCCTCCTGGAGTACCTCGTGAGCCCTGAGTCCAGCTCCACG GTTCTGAAGAAGGCCTTCCAGGCCACGCTGAGGTGGCTCCTGAGCTCACCCAAGACCCCCGGCTGCTGCGACTTGGACCCCCACACCCAGCTGTTCCTCAGAG AGCTGCTTCCTGTGCTACAGAAGCGCCTGTGCAGCCCCTGCTGGGAGGTGAGGGACTCAGGCCTCGAGTTCCTGACCCAAATGACCAGACACTGGGGAG GGCGGGCCGGCTTCAGACAAGTGCTACTTGCTTCGGAGGTGCCCGAGCTCACCAAGCAGCTTCTGCGAGACCCTGAGAGTTACGTCCGCGCGAGCGCAGTGACCGCCACAGGGCAGCTGTCTACCTGGGGCCTGTGTGCCAGCCCTGAGTGCCCAGGGGCTCAGCAG AAGAGCCAGTTCGCGGAGCTTCTACACGTCCTCTCCACAGACTCGGAGGGCTTCCCCCGGAGGGCCGTCATGCAGGTCTTCACTGAGTGGCTGAGGGATGACCGTGGTGACGTAGCTGAAGACGTGGAGTGGTTTGTGGCCAGAGTGCTCCGCGCGGCGAGCAGGGACTTGGACTGGGAGGTGCGGGCCCAGGGCCTCGAGCTGGCACTGGTGTTCCTGGGGCAGTTGCTGGGTCAGCGCGGCTCCCACTGTCCCTATGCCGTGGCCCTGCCTGAGACAGCCCCACCTGGCATGCTGGCCCAGGCCCTGCAGCTGCTCTGCCGTGTGCAGCTCTTTGAGTTTGCCTTCCGTGCCTTGTTTGACTGTGACCGAGCTGTGGCCCAGAAGTCCTGTGATCTTCTCCTATTCCTGAGGGCCAAGGCTGCTCCCTGTGGCAGCCCGCAGGAGGCGGGGGACAGTCCCAACGTGGCCTCTGTGGAGGCCACCCTGCAGAGATGGCAGGCAGGTGAGCAGGGTCAGCCCCTGGGGTACCTGGAGCCCAGGGCCGTCGTAGCTGTGCTGAGGTCTATAGACCTGGAGGGCCTTCGGGACACTCTGGCTGAGAGCAGTGACCATGTGGAGAAGAGCCCCCAGTCCCTCCTGCAGGACGTGCTGGCTGCCGTGGGCGTCCTTGGGGAGAACGAGGCAGACTGCTACTGA